The genomic segment tcctccgagcccattttcatgctctggtagatgAGAAGTTCTGTACGTTTACGACAGCATATAGCggtggcgcatcccgaaacaacaagtccgcctccgcattcgtcataccatccgaaggcgtagtgcacgcgggacgcctttcacatccaacctcctccacagctgcggaactctatgccatccttttctttttacaatACAACACCGATTTTACACTGCgagaatgggcagtcttcacggactcgaaatctgcacttcaagcaattgaaaattccggcatacgagggcCCTCTGcgcccctagtcacagatgtgttaatggcttaccacactctctatgcagcaggccacaggctagttctccagtgggttccagcccattgtggtgtcgtggggaacgagcagacCGACAGCGCTGCAGAAGCAGcaccagtgttgtacgtagcgccgttactagtagcggcgctaccgtatcctTTACTTtcttcggtagcggagtagagatcgcgctacttttttgaACTGctaacgaaagaagtacttccgttacaaatttgcggtagcgcaatctttgagcgctaccgctaccgctactttccaagctagggttcgcgacaactcgacttcgacctatcatcaaTCCTCCACTGCCTGCCTTCCAacaagctgcccgatatcacaactcattctgcgaagaccgggcaaatagccgaacggagggcacagaggccgttatcttacaaagaggctgtgtcctccacgtgttccctattttgGATTAGccttcttgaagatttggtgtattgtcggagttgtctgcaaactgacgtcactcctacTGCATTCTGGTGCCGTCttcgctagctatgagtcactcatgacattccacatgacattgcaccacgtacgcttaGGGCTTGACCgttgccatttcttgtccgctgcaatggaaTGACCATGGCCTACTACAGCAAGCATCTTTGACTataaggaggagaaagaaaacagtagcgtggtgttcagatgtctactatgcgcctaggtgggaaagctttatctgtgcgtcaaggaagtcaacgtccaatttgaaaaaaaaaaaaaaaaacacaccatggtatgtttactaacttcgCGTTCCGGGCAATctgagttctttttgtgacaaagctgttgagccttttatcggtagacttgctttgtcctttatttgctttagaggaagagaaaaagatatgcaggatatcgagtaggctttagtaaaaatctgtaaaaaacggttttccaaattttagccttcaggcgACCTACGTGCAACCTCCATTGGAagtcgatttattattttgggatattattttattttattattagttATTATTTTGAgctattgttttattttattatttattattctaagacgtttgaagtacatcatcaacgatactgtttgtttctttcctaaaaagtagcgcatgaagtatcgcgttattttttacgggtaacggtagcggtattctgctacttttaggtacgtgtaacgatatcgggatttcgttactttttgctcaggtagcgcgtatcggtattgcgctacctttttcgggtagcgggtacaacactgagcagcactctcgtatcggaaacggaccagtgtTGTTCTGCTGACAGGAGACCGCaattccattctgcgacgcctggTGACAGCCCtcgcgcctcgatgtggcctttacagctcagtggcgttaccgcttgagacaagttgactctccttcctgctgccactgtggggctcttgaggatctggagcatattcttcttcatttcccccactaccaaccttaccgaaccgcactctccgagtctcttcgtcagcttgactctcgccccttctccctatcgaaattgcttgggccctggcccaatccagcccagcaacgatctgcgctcaaagctctttttacatttctggacaccatcggacttcggtcgttattgtgaaggggctcgttattttattccctgcgtccccaccagcaatggggtagagtatcgcctttggcgatgaacctccccactcttcgaagacaaaataaagttgttgttccaaCCGCAAAGCATTCGGTGAGATCTTTATAACGAAACCACCAGGAACGGACACTATGCAcaacaggaaagcatgcagaaAATGCGTACGACAAAACAACAACGTGAAGGTGCAGTGCAGTGTACAACGAAGTAAAGCATTCGAACAAAATTTAGCAAATTTAGAACAAAATAACTTAGGATGTTCAGTATGCACAGTGAAGGAGGAGCGCTTGCAGGGGGAAATGTCCACCAAATACAGGAACAGAAGGATGTAAACGAACACCCCAAAGCAACCTGCCCCAACTCAGCTACTACGTACAATTTGCGCCTCATGCTATTAGCACGGTACACGCCGCGGTTGCACAAGCGCTTGATTCACTAGATACCTCTAGGTTGGGCAGCCTTATTACGGGCGGAGGGTAAATTACCTCTGCGAGTGTATTGCTGTGTTCCCGTCTAATGTTCTCgatagcctcatcaccaagCTGCAGAATGACGTAAGGACAGTCTCTGTACCACCTGGCGTGTTCAGATAATGGGTCGTCCTCATCGCTCCAACTGCAAAGAGAGTTGCCGCACTGAAAGCAGGTTGTGCGATCTTGAGCACCTGCGCGGAGAGAAGAACGTGATCACGCAAAGTATAAGAACCACGTAAGCAGCATTTTAATCAGGTCATGTGGAATCGCTTCCAGTGTCAAGATTCCTCCTGTCTGTTTGTCGGTTTGAAATGCAGGTTTCTCGTGGTTATGATAAATTGTTTCGAACAATTCGTTCGTAGTTCGACACTGAGTAACATTGCCGAAAAGCAACAGACTATTCACGATTAGCCCTTTGTGCCCTATGGTCAGAATCGCTAGTGACGTGTATTCTGAGAGACTGAGAGAATGGAATTTGAATATACAGACCTGACCATAAGCATTGATACAATGACTTTGCATCCATTAAGGCTACCCTGAGCGTGTTGCGTGAGGACCAGATCTCTGCCTCCACAATTCGCTTACGCTTCACTGTTTCTAAGTGTTCCACCCTGATAAAGGTGCGGAACGCTTAAACGTCACAACTCCACTGCTTGGCAACTgcgtttgttttctttcttattgttttgtttcttccGAGCTTAAGTGATACGCAGCTGCAAGGCGGCCGCCGCTCAGGGAGCTCATCTTTGTTGGAGGCGTGCAATCATTTGTCGCTATCGTATGACTTTTCTAGGGAGGAAATGCCGCAAAGTTGTCACAATACAACGTCTCTTCTTGCAGCGAAGTTAATAAAATCGCACAAAAGCTATTCTAGTAATTCGCACGGAACTTTTTGGTACTATGCCCTGTGGCCGAGGAGCAATAAAATGCGACCATGCCTTCGAAATAGGCGGTGTGCCGCGCCCACAAGGCGCTGCTTCTCGTTCCCTTGCCGGCGAAATTGCGCAAATGCTTCGGTAGATATCCAGCACTAGCAGACGACCCTGCGCCCGTTTCCATCCATGATTCTTGCAacgctctcgcaggattccttCATATTAGATATAACGTCAGTAATCTTTATCACATAACTCACGTGTCGTTGTTGGCATTCAGGCATACCGCCTCAACAGCATGGCATGCAGCGTATTGTAGCTCTCCCTATGTAATTTGACAAAATTCCTCAACTCGTGAGAAATTGTTTATTTTTCATACAAGAATCCTCGGCTTTCGCGCATATCGCGATTGATGTGTTTATTTTAGTTATTTGCAGATTTGTGGGCACACTCGTTGGGGTGCCCAATATTATTACAAAAGGTAAAAGGCTCTTTAGTTTCCCTTCCGATTGATACTGATAAAGTAGAAACGATGTATTTACAACAAAAAAATGATTGGATGGCGCCCGAACTTGACTGGATCTGTGAAAAAGGAGGACCGCACTTGTGTCTAGAGGGGGTAGTTTAAAAATTAATAATAGTGTAGATCACACAAGAATGTGAGACTGTTGAGTTATATGCTCAAAACGCCATTTAGATACCCTACGGCAGATTGTTCTAATGTCACGCATTAATTGAACGAATGCGATTAACTGAGctagaaaaatagaaaaataaatcaGTCCTTCCACAATGCATTCACTTCAGGCGAAAGTGAAGTGCAACGTGCGTGCGGCACTTACTCAAGCGGTAATTTTCATATGTAAAAATTTCGCAGATACAATGCAAAAGTGGCAGTGTTAGTACTGCAGTGGCACAAGGCGGTGAACTAAAAACGATATGACAACGAAACATTGGAGGAAGCACCAGAGCTGGCAGAGATGATGCATGacgtaaaaccccgagactagggaacaggaagggacagacacaaacacgaagtctcaaacacagataaaaattttacttcacatacaggAAATATATACACAACAGGGGAAGAGAAACAACCAGATGAGGACAAAAAGGGGTCAGTTCGGGAGAAAGAGCAGTcagttcaaggccggaccgaggattacggatgggttgctggCACTgttcccacaagaggttatAAATTTCTTCGTAACGGCCAACAAGTGGTGAGTCACTTTGTGGAAGTAACGTTGTGGTTTTACCTTACTTCCACAAAGTGTTTCCTAAGCATCTGAATGTTGCATGTACTTTCAACTATATGCAGGAATTTCGAACCGTGAAATTCTCAAATGGTACATGGAGGCATCGGTTGACGAAACAAAAAAGGTTAATTACCAGTGTAGAAGAATCCAGCTTTTGCCATTTTTTCTGTCTTTCCCTTCGCAGTTGTAGGATAAAGGTCGAACGATGATTTTCTGCTAGCGAACGACGCGTACGTTTCATGTATGGGCCTGGTGTGGAGCACAGCATGCTCCTTCATGCGATTTTCATACGATCCTGGACGTGCGAGGTATGAGCACTTCTCTCCACAGACGTCTTCTGAACGGTAGGCTAGTTCAGGTCTGAACTCAGAGGCAGCATCCACCATGACAGTGCCTGTCCCAAAACGAAAGATATGTGAGTGCATGGTACTCCAGAACTACCGCAAAAAATTATTTGCACCATCGGCATAACATCGGATCGCTCGATAtattgatgggggggggggggggtacgttgTAGACTGAGTATCGACGCAGGTATAAACACGCACCATTGATAATTGCTCTACGAAATTTCTCCCATAATTCATCATTCGAGGCTTTAGTCGCGAGCCAACTACCACGGGCTCACACCGGAGTTTCGAGTCCGACACCCATGTTAGGCATGTGTGTCACACAGTCGTCAGGCAACGGACATTCCCTTTGTCACGTTACGTTGCAGCAGCATCGCCAAATGTGTTGGCACAGCTCAAATATTTAATGGGCCGTAAACTATTCCGAACACATTGTTAAAGGCTTGCTGAACACAATACATGACCTTAGGGAATTTTTATACCATAAATTCTTCGGGGTTAAAGTGCGCGATTTTGCAACCACGCACGGTTCAAACTCCCTCCTCATTGCACATTCACGTTCCCcctctcctctcctcctccttgCTCCTCCCAATTCTTTTCTTCTGTTAACGGTATTGACGCGTGTTACCGGTGCCTCCCTACATTGAGTTTGCAAGCGTCTTTCACCAAGGAGCGTATACCAATCATGGTAGCACTGCGGTTCACGGTGGTGTCATAAGGCTCAAGCGATGGCATGCTCGAGGTTTTCCAATGATGCTCCTTTACGTAGGGCTGAAGGAGCCAGGACGAAGAAATGTGCAAGCGTACAATTCTTCAAACAGGGTGAGTGTCACATGAGGCGCTTAGCGCGTATTCTTCTATTCCGAAGCAGTAAAGTTGTGGGTAGTTTGACAAGCATGCTTTCTGTGTGCAACATTTGTCGGTCTACTGTATGCGGTGAAGGCACCTTGGGAAAATAGTGAGTGGGTACTAACACAGCCAACTCCATGTGCAATCGCCTTATTGAAAATGAACATCAGAAAATTATGGTGTTTCCTGATGATTCTTGATGTcacatcaattttttttttgtttttgatgtGACATCAAGAAGCAAGAGAATTTACTCGTGTGACATCAAGAAAC from the Ornithodoros turicata isolate Travis unplaced genomic scaffold, ASM3712646v1 Chromosome41, whole genome shotgun sequence genome contains:
- the LOC135374045 gene encoding death-associated inhibitor of apoptosis 1-like, whose product is MPSLEPYDTTVNRSATMIGTVMVDAASEFRPELAYRSEDVCGEKCSYLARPGSYENRMKEHAVLHTRPIHETYASFASRKSSFDLYPTTAKGKTEKMAKAGFFYTGAQDRTTCFQCGNSLCSWSDEDDPLSEHARWYRDCPYVILQLGDEAIENIRREHSNTLAERSLAERNKSDKATELLVVNLKSSYLVRRLILQGINPDIVELAIRARLNSTGLVDVLDEQDLRRALGEVVSLPQNVRTREVPKADTGDLSKCIICNTGERHMIFLPCSHLVSCTGCATSSTVCPSCKRKIATMREVFFA